The DNA window CCATTTGGAAAGCGGTTAAGAAGTTCATGTGGTATCTTCAAGGTACCAAGGATCATATGTTGACCTATCGGCGAGCTAACATTCTGGATATAGTTGGGTTCAGTGACGCCGATTATGCGGGATGCGTGGACGATAAAAGGTCCACTTCAGACTATATTTATATGATGGATGGAGGAGCTGTATCGTGGAAAAGTGTCAAGCAGACACTCATAGCTTCATCCACAATGGAGGCAGAGTATATGGCGTGTTATGAGGCTACTTGTTAAGCAATATGGCTGCAGAATTTCATTTCAGCACTAGATGCTGTAGCCTTTATCGCGAGGCCGCTGAAATTATATTGTGGTAATTCTACAGCAGTAGCTTTCTCTAAGAACACTAGAAGTACTTCTCGCTCAAAGCATATTGACAAAAGTACTATTTTGTTAAAGAGAAAGTTACAAAGTCTCTTATTTCCATTGAATACACGCCTAGCACTGGCATGTTAGCAGACCCACTAACGAAAGGCTTACCCATATGTGTATTTTGGAGCATGTTGCCCGAATGGGATTGTTGGAAGCCTAGCTTATTAAGctcagtgggagtttgttattTATGTATTGAACATGCTAGAATTTTGTACGGATTTCTTATGGCTTGTGTTTTGTTAAGAACATGCATTATGATACTGAAGTCACTTCTTTATTGTTATTACATATGTATGC is part of the Cannabis sativa cultivar Pink pepper isolate KNU-18-1 chromosome 5, ASM2916894v1, whole genome shotgun sequence genome and encodes:
- the LOC133038275 gene encoding secreted RxLR effector protein 161-like, which translates into the protein MHSCSFGKAPIVKGDKFSKAQCPQNDKERDEMKIVPYASLVGSLMYAQVCTRPDIAVVAGVLGTKDHMLTYRRANILDIVGFSDADYAGCVDDKRSTSDYIYMMDGGAVSWKSVKQTLIASSTMEAEYMACYEATC